The following coding sequences are from one Diabrotica virgifera virgifera chromosome 2, PGI_DIABVI_V3a window:
- the LOC126880884 gene encoding uncharacterized protein LOC126880884 → MEMLKQPKAMSVSGDMAVNWKKFKNSFELYSIATGCKEKSQQIQAAVFLHCIGEDVLGHFELSLNLTEAEKQNYEVLIKKFEKEFVPQSNLSVESHKFNRREQEPGESFDSFLGDLRRLASGCDFGALKDRLIKDRIVIGIRDKKTKDRLLRETNLSLAKTIEICKAAEQTEEYIRQLMDKTNTLEVSDVRKRNLNRSQGKQQLNSQQNTNYQRGNQNVARGSTAKCGRCGRSHVFNACPAMGKQCTNCYKYNHFNKFCFYKNNVNAIEYNSNEMSNEAFSSRQGKDNEFVLGAVEINMLCENWFEVLKLTGCNKMVKFKLDTGAQVTIDISNYGGQKLVVLGSCDLEVENNNKTYVLNFVIVKTNNKSAPILGIKSIQVLNLIQRCNINEITTAGILDVYDSLFDELLEDSLSKGGPPAVQNQEQLTIDEEALDKSELKNDQVEPDLVEEREHNIGGDQYVTRSGRMVKKPQYLKYYCQ, encoded by the exons ATGGAGATGCTAAAACAACCCAAGGCCATGTCTGTAAGTGGAGATATGGCAGTAAATtggaagaaatttaaaaattcatttgaaCTGTATAGTATAGCAACCGGCTGTAAAGAAAAATCTCAGCAGATTCAGGCAGCAGTTTTTCTTCATTGCATTGGAGAAGATGTCTTGGGCCATTTTGAATTGAGCTTGAATTTAACAGAAGCAGAAAAACAGAATTATGAGGTGTTGATTAAAAAATTTGAGAAAGAATTTGTTCCACAGAGTAATTTATCAGTAGAGTCGCACAAATTCAATCGAAGAGAGCAGGAACCAGGTGAGAGTTTCGATTCTTTTTTAGGTGATTTAAGAAGACTAGCTTCAGGTTGTGATTTCGGTGCATTAAAAGACAGACTAATTAAAGATAGAATAGTCATAGGAATTAGAGACAAGAAAACAAAAGACAGGTTACTTCGAGAAACCAATCTATCACTAgcaaaaacaattgaaatatgtaaaGCAGCGGAGCAAACAGAGGAATACATCCGTCAGTTAATGGACAAAACAAACACTTTAGAGGTAAGTGATGTGAGAAAAAGAAACTTAAACAGAAGTCAAGGTAAACAACAACTTAATAGTCAACAAAACACAAATTATCAGAGAGGAAACCAGAACGTAGCAAGAGGTTCGACAGCAAAATGTGGCAGATGTGGAAGATCACATGTTTTTAATGCCTGTCCTGCAATGGGAAAACAATGTACAAATTGCTATAAGTATAaccattttaataaattttgtttttataaaaataatgttaatgcTATAGAATATAACAGTAATGAAATGTCTAATGAAGCTTTTAGTAGTAGGCAAGGGAAAGATAATGAATTTGTATTGGGGGCTGTAGAAATCAATATGTTGTGTGAAAACTGGTTTGAAGTGTTAAAACTAACAGGATGTAATAAAATGGTGAAATTTAAATTAGATACAGGGGCTCAG GTAACTATTGATATTAGTAATTATGGTGGTCAAAAGTTAGTTGTGTTGGGCTCTTGTGATCTAGAAGTTGAAAATAACAATAAAACCTATGTTCTGAATTTTGTAATTGTAAAAACCAATAATAAATCAGCTCCAATATTAGGTATTAAGAGTATTCAAGTTTTAAATTTAATTCAGAGGTGTAACATAAATGAAATCACTACTGCAGGGATTTTGGATGTGTATG ATTCACTCTTTGATGAATTGCTGGAGGACTCCTTATCTAAAGGGGGCCCTCCAGCTGTTCAAAATCAAGAACAGCTAACCATTGATGAGGAAGCACTCGACAAATCTGAGTTAAAAAATGATCAGGTAGAACCAGATTTGGTTGAGGAAAGAGAACATAATATTGGAGGTGATCAATATGTAACGAGAAGTGGTAGGATGGTTAAAAAACCACAATATTTGAAATATTATTGTCAATAA